Proteins encoded by one window of Salvia splendens isolate huo1 chromosome 5, SspV2, whole genome shotgun sequence:
- the LOC121804156 gene encoding uncharacterized protein LOC121804156 translates to MASGSGAGGNAGRRINEEMRAYMSAKINRLIQEHLQQQQLAVPRPIHHPAVVPRDHIGAHQRLYNDYFAEQPRFGEAFFLRHFRMRRPLFISIVNALERRYNYFRFREDASGRPGHSPIQKCTAAIRQLAYGGASDMFEEYLHIGETTASECLKHFCQDVIHIFRERYIRKPTPKDCQALMDVHGMMHGFLGILGSTDCMHWSGRTAPPSGKGSTRPTSKARIPR, encoded by the coding sequence atggctagtggtagtggtgcgggtggtaACGCAGGGCGGCGAATTAACGAAGAGATGCGGGCGTATATGTCCGCGAAGATAAATCGGTTGATACAAGAGCacttgcagcagcagcaactGGCGGTCCCTCGCCCCATCCATCATCCCGCTGTAGTCCCCCGAGACCACATCGGTGCCCACCAACGGTTGTATAACGACTACTTCGCTGAACAACCGCGGTTTGGGGAGGCCTTTTTCCTGCGGCATTTTAGGATGCGCCGGCCGCTATTTATAAGTATCGTGAatgctttagagcgtcgatacaaCTATTTCCGGTTCAGGGAGGATGCGAGCGGTAGGCCCGGTCACTCAcctatacagaagtgcactgccgcaatcagacagttggcctacggaggggCAAGCGACATGTTCGAAGAGTACCTCCACATAGGCGAGACGACTGCCAGCGAGTGTCTGAAGCATTTTTGTCAGGACGTCATTCACATATTCAGGGAGAGGTATATTCGAAAGCCTACCCCCAAAGACTGCCAGGCTCTGATGGATGTGCACGGGATGATGCACGGGTTTCTCGGCATATTAGGCAGTacagattgtatgcattggagtggaagaactgccccaccGTCTGGAAAGGGCAGTACACGACCGACTTCaaaggcaagaatcccacgatga